The proteins below come from a single Aegilops tauschii subsp. strangulata cultivar AL8/78 chromosome 6, Aet v6.0, whole genome shotgun sequence genomic window:
- the LOC109762379 gene encoding phosphatidylinositol/phosphatidylcholine transfer protein SFH2, with the protein MGAAAEDAVRQLGILMDQVDAPLRRTFQNVHQGHPRETMLRFLKAREWNVSKAHKMLVDSLNWRIENEIDSVLERPILPVDLYRSIRDSQLVGLSGYTKEGLPVFGIGVGQSTYDKASVHYYVQSHIQINEYRDRIILPMLTEKFGRPITTCVKVLDMTGLKLSALSQMKMLSSISTVDDLNYPEKSETYYIVNVPYIFSACWKVVKPLLQERTKKKVKVLSGCGRDELLKIMDYSALPHFCRREGSGSSKHSSSNADDCFSPDHPFHKELYELTNQQSSHKELLKMGSLHVSIPEPDPNDAKIVEVIQAEFHKMGEQNGSTNGHKV; encoded by the exons ATGGGGGCCGCCGCCGAGGACGCCGTCAGGCAGCTCGGCATCCTCATGGATCAAG TGGACGCGCCGCTGAGGAGGACGTTCCAG AATGTGCACCAAGGCCACCCTAGAGAAACAATGTTGCGCTTTCTCAAGGCTAGAGAATGGAATGTTTCCAAGGCTCATAAAATG CTTGTAGATTCTTTGAATTGGAGGATTGAAAATGAAATTGATAGTGTATTGGAG AGACCTATACTCCCAGTAGATTTATACAGATCAATACGTGATTCACAACTTGTTGGACTCTCAGGATACACCAAGGAG GGTCTTCCAGTTTTTGGCATTGGTGTTGGTCAGAGCACATATGACAAAGCTTCG GTGCACTACTATGTGCAATCTCATATTCAGATTAACGAATACCGTGATCGCATAATTTTG CCCATGTTGACGGAAAAGTTTGGACGCCCGATCACCACTTGCGTTAAAGTGCTCGACATGACTGGTTTAAAGTTGTCAGCACTGAGCCAAATGAAG ATGCTGAGTTCAATATCAACTGTTGATGATCTGAACTACCCTGAAAAGTCAGAGACATATTACATAGTTAATGTTCCATATATATTCTCTGCATGCTGGAAG GTTGTGAAGCCCCTATTGCAGGAGAGGACAAAAAAGAAGGTTAAAGTTTTGAGTGGTTGTGGGAGAGATGAACTTCTGAAG ATTATGGACTACTCAGCTCTCCCCCATTTCTGCCGACGAGAGGGATCAGGCTCATCCAAGCATTCATCTTCCAACGCCGACGATTGCTTCTCCCCTGACCATCCTTTCCACAAAGAGCTCTACGAGCTCACCAATCAGCAATCGTCGCACAAGGAGCTCCTCAAGATGGGATCATTGCATGTCAGCATCCCGGAGCCTGACCCAAACGACGCGAAGATCGTCGAGGTGATCCAGGCCGAGTTCCACAAGATGGGGGAGCAGAACGGGTCGACCAACGGGCACAAGGTCTGA